The window taCGGCCCTCACAGGACTTTATAATGGCTCTGAAAAAGGATCTCCACCCCAGTCCTTCGGAGCTTAGTAGAGGAACTAACATAATACAAATACCTAcagtacacatacagtatggctACTTCTGAGTCAAAGGAGCACACTTTAACACTTCTCTTCCCCGTAGCTCActccagaggaggaggagaagcgaCGTGTTCGTCGGGAGAGGAACAAACTGGCCGCTGCCAAGTGCAGAAACCGGCGACGGGAACTCACTGACAGGCTGCAGTCGGTAAGGTTGGTCTATGCTTCAGGAATTAATGTAATGAAGACGTAacatgcacaatctaatgagatccagtacaagaTTTGTTTCGAAAAGTCTGGGTATACTGTATTGGTTAGCACAATGATGACCCTGTTTTATGGGGATGACCTTAGTGAGCATGAGCGGTACAAAAAATTAATGTATGGATTTAATAATAATTCCTCATTGTCCATCTGACATCTTGTTTCTGTCTTCTCTCAGTCCATAGTTTGTCATTTAAACATGTAATAAAACACCCATAggccattttatttcattggtCTATAGGGGACTAATGAGCATGCCCCACAAATtatgcctagcaacaagtggtgGGGCAAAAGTATGACTTGAACaggaaaaataatcaacattgtTAAAGCAGGTGTGGGCAACCTACATTCAAGCCACAAATGCTCATGATATATCATATCACACAGTagagcaaaaaagtatttagtcagccatcatttgtgcaagttctcccacttaaaaagatgagagaggcctgtaattttcatcataggtatacctcacctatgagggacaaaatgagaaacaaaatccagaaaattacattgtctgatttttaaagaatttatttgcaaattatggtggaaaataagtatttggtcatctacaaacaagcaagatttctggctctcacagacctgtaacttcttctttaagaggctcctctgtcctccactcgttacctgtattaatggcacctgtttgaactcgttatcagtataaaagaaaCCTGTCCATAACCTCCAAGAGTCACACTCAAAagtccactatggccaagaccaaagagctgtcaaaggacaccagaaaaaaattgtagacctgcacctggctgggaagactgaatctgcaataggtaagcagcttggtgtgaacaaatcaactgtgggagcaaatCATGTGAACCGGACCCCTcgaataacatccatccatccattttcagagccggttatcctcacaagggttgcgggagtgctggtgcctatcccagctatcaacgagcaggaggcggggtacagcctgaactggttgccagccaatcgtagggcacatttaaacaaacaactattcacactcacattcacacctacgggcaatttagagtcttcaattaacctacaatgcatgtttttgggatgtgggaggaaaccggagtgcccggagaaaacccacgcaggcacggggagaacatgcaaactccacacaggtggggccgggtattgaacccctgtcctcagaactgtgaggcagacgctctaaccagtcgtccactgtgccaccactgtgggagcaattattagaaaatggaagacatacaagctccacgcaagatctcaccccgtggggtcaaaatgatcacaagaacgatgagcaaaaatcccagaaccacacggggggacctagtgaatgacctgcagagagctgggaccaaagtaacaaaagctaccatcagtaacaatacgccgccagggactcaaatactgcagtgccagacgtgtcctcctgcttaagccagtacatgtccgtCTGAAATTTGcttgagagcatttggatgatccagaagatgactgggagaatgtcatatggtcagatgaatcCAAAATAGAACtgtttggtaaaaactcaacttgtgtttggaggagaaagaatactgagttgcatccaaagaacaccatacttactgtgaagcatgggggttgaaacatcatgctttggggctgtttttctgcaaagggaccaggatgactgatccgtgtaaaggaaagaatggaTGGGGCCTggtattgtgagattttgagtgaaaacctccttccatccgcaagggcattgaagatgaaacgtggctgggtctttcagcatgacaatgatcccaaacacaacgcccgggcaacgaaggagtggcttcgtaagaagcatttcaaggtcctggagtggcctagcgaGTCTctagatctcaaccccatagaaaatctttggagggagttgaaagtatGCGTTGCGCAGCAACAGCCCCCAAACATCACTTCTCTAGAGGAGATCTACATGGacgaatgggccaaaataccagcaacagtgtgtgaaaaccttgtgaagatgtTCACGTTGGActtctgtcattgccaacaaagggtatataacaaaatattgagatgatttttttattaaccaaatacttattttccaccataatttgcgaaTAAATTCTTGATTTTCTGGaattgttttctcattttgtctcataggtgaggtatagcTATGATGTAAATTACAGAcgtctctcatctttttaagtgagagaatttgcacaattggtggctgactaaatacttttttgccccactatttaccatccattttctatagtgcttgtcctcattagggttggaGGTAACTGAAGCCTagtccagctgactttgggtgagaggtgggatataccctggagtggtcgcaagccaatcacagggcacatacagacaaacaacgagtcacattcacactccaatggacaatttagtcttcagttgtgtgaacgtgagtgtgataCCCATGTCTGGTTGTTATGCCAACACTTAGCTTTAAGAAGGATTTTATTAGACAGACGCTTTAATATGTCAAACATACCCTTGACATAGCATACATAGAACATGAGGATGTATACATGGTgaattgcagactctaaattgtccattacaTTAATGTTtctggaatgcgggaggaagccggagtccCTGGAAAAAAACCCTGCAAGCACGTGAGAATGGCTGGATCTGAGATTTAAACTTCAGAACTGTTCGGCTGACAAGCTAACCACCAGGCCACCATGCTGCCCCCATTCCATcatagtttttaaataaatttagcATGGCCCTCAAAGGACTGAAATGCCCCCTGATAGGAAAAAAAGCTCCTGCCCCTGACAGAAATTGTTGAtagacatttttaatttgatcaagttgattttgcaggtgtacctaatagcTTCAGATAATTTGTAGTTGACGCTCAGGTGATGATAGTCCAGTCAAGTAATTGATGGCgtcattgattattttttcagttgtcaTCTCTCTGTTGGCGTTTTTGCCTCCAAAAAAGCTTGCTTAAACACTTTCCCCCACCGTCCTCGGTTGCACTGGCCCCACTCCCTAACttgttcatccaatcacattcagataccTTAATTACCTCGCAGACACTCGAAACTTGTAAAACCTTAACACCATTTAACGTAACACAACTGCAGGGTCGCTACTTGCTAAAAGTAGTATCATGGAATGTTACAGGAGAGCTGAGGATGTATGGTGAATTTACTGATGGATGAAATGAGGATTTAGACGGTGTTGTTAATACCAGAACACATTATTAGCGATTAATCGACTTCAAGCTATAATCGTCATTGCACAGTGGTAAACTCAACGCATCAACTAGTCGTTCAGAAGTGTCCAGTGTGTCTTAAGCCTGAGTAAAGTCCTAATGATAGTGCTTAATACAGACCATGTTCAGTAAAACTGTCAACATCCTCTTTTATCACCTTTCTCATCCTTGGTTCATGCTCTCCTTCCGCACAGGAGACGGACATCCTTGAGGAGGAAAAGGCTGAGCTTGAGGCAGAAATCTCAGATCTGCAGAAGGAGAAGGAGCGCCTGGAGTTTGTCCTGGTGGCCCACCAGCCCAACTGCAAGATCCTGTACCAGGAGCAGCCTCAACCAAGCACGGCGCAGCTCCCTACTCAGACCTTGCAAGCCCCCACCTCCATTGTAGACTTGGCTGTGAAGGAAGACTCTTTCTATCTGCCTCCTGCCTACATGGGGCACCCAGCCTCCACACAGTCGCAGATTCtgcctcagcagcagcagcaacgaGTCCAACAGCCTCAGCCAGGAATGATACAGGAGGTAGAGTTTTCTCGTTCTTTCTATGGCCCGAGTGAGGCAACGGCACCTGGCGGGCCATGCCTCATGGCCAGCgacggtggtggtggtggtggtaacCATGACGATGCAGGCATTGCCAGCCACAGCACTTCATACACATCTTCATTTGTGTTCACCTACCCAGAGGGAGCCTGCGGGGTCAGTGCCAACCATCGGAACAGCAGTAGCGAGCAGTCATCCGATTCCTTGAACTCGCCTTCCCTGCTGGCGCTCTGACTGACCGTCCAAACTCGCACATACCTAAATGCTCGCTGAGTAGGGGGCTGACTGTCCCCCATTGAGTTAAAGAACAAAATTAATGTGCATTGCAAGAGTGAGCTGGATTCAAATAGCATACATCAATCAGACGCAAAATATACAGATTAAACTAAACTCGGTTTTCAGTGAGCTGCCAAAAATTTCACCGGTGCCCCCCCACCTTGTTCCCTCTGAGGGTCCTTCATCCCCTCCTCCATCCCTCCCCCTCCACCCTCCTCCTTTGCCCAGTGCCCAGAGGAGAGACACTCACTGCTAATCCTTCATCCGCCCAACTCCCCCTCAGCTTCCTCATGCTTGGAAGTCGGCGATCACTGCGTTGTTACAATTCCTCTGCAGTGCCAGCATCTCTGTTTCTCCTCTTTTGTCTCTTGTGTTTCTTCCCCTCTCTCTCCTTGAAGTCCTCCGCGCCCGAGAGCCCGAAGACCCCCCCCGCCCTTGGGACCTTGAGTGAATGGCCTGGCCCCAACCCTGACACTCACACACCTTAACCTCTCCTTCTGGACCTGGACCGTGATTCTGCAGGGTGTTCCTAACAAGCGCACCCTTCACTTTGGActtagacaaaacaaacaaggcgGAGGTCTTCAGATGAACCATTTCTCGACACGATGAAGACGAGACATGTTGAGTGGCTCTGGAGAgatgcttttgttgttgtgagcCAAATGCAAATcaagcaaaaaagcaaaacaaaaaaaacaagtaaaagacctgtctgtgtagattctcagtcatccaggtcatggtaatccgcaaggtttgaatcgaggcaactggtctttgttgaagacgtttcaccatTGATCTAAAAGGCATCTTCAGTTCCATATTTTTAGGTTTGGAGTCTCCTTATTTATGTTTCATGTTGTTGCAGGGTGTGGCTGGTGAATGACCGTCCTCCATACCAACCGGTCGTTCACTTGCCTTGTGGGAAAACAGCTTGTTCCCGCAGAATAAGGCAATGTTTGGGGGGAGGGATGTCAAGACATTGTTTTAAGCAGATGATAGGTGATGCCTCAAACTGTTACCTGAAAATTCAGAACTGAAGAAGCGATTGAGGGtgaaacatcaacaaacaagaacgaGTCCAGTAGTCTCGATTTAACCTTTGTGGATCAAGTACAAGATCCTGCTCTTGCCAAGTGTGCGGACGGTTTCCCTCTTGGTTAAAAGCATCACCATGCTGCCACGGCTATTGAGCATTGTGCTTTTTTTGCCCGCCTGTTTGCCTTACTGGGAGATGCAGACAACCTCTAAACATCGGGCGTGCATACGAATGCACCTGGcctgtttatttctttcttgAGGGAGGTTGTCACAGAGGCTGAcctggaaacaaaaagaagagagaCTCCGGGCCGACGTTGTGGCGCTAACGTcttctctttgcctgtgaattTGTGCCATTTGTTTTCCCTCTTATGTTCCAGTGACAtttgttacatattttaatgtctttttaatgtacagtatttgattgtTCTGCTTTTTATTGTACAACCGCAACCCTGGCCCACCTCCAActcttgctgttgttgttgcatcGTAACTAAAAAATGTTCCCCATTGTTTTCATGTGGCAACTTTGGAGGCATGTTTTGCACTTAGTTTTTTatgtcaaaaggaaaaaaaagaatcttgtTCAAGTCTATATGCCTATGTGCGATGATTGTCAAATATGAATGTGTTGCAGCTCTAAAGGGGATATTTTTGTCAATGAAGAAATTTGAAACATGTAACAGGTTTAGTTTTACAATGAATATTTTCctaagagaaagaaagaaaatataaagatatatatgatcaattttgaaaaatgaccCTGTCCCTTAACATGAAGCACGATGTCACTGCCTTTCAccatgtgtatgtgtatttatgttttataaaCCGTATAAAGCACTATCTAAGGCAAAGTCAATGTATGTGTGTAACTGTCACTATGTTACAAGGTTGCGGGGAtgccttttgttttgtctgaTATTTCTCTGTGAGGTCTGACCCAAAGCTACTTACTGACACCGCCACTTCATCTTCCAAAtgggaatttaaaaaagtacagtTGACTGCAATCACTGTTACAGTTACACATTATCTACTATTCTTGCACATATGCCctacaataaacaaacaatattgtTCAATAATGAACTGAAATGTGTATTTGAAGGACAAACATATCAGTTTACAAAAGAggctttatttttaataaataaaaataacttgcatccaaataatgacaaaatgcCTGTACAGTTTTCTGTCTCTGTGGCTCTTGGTGCTCAGAGAATGGGTAGACCTCACTTTTTGAACAGCTGATTAAGGAACTATTTCAAGATGCCTttttgattagttttttttctccaaaatgcaaatgtgatgAGAATATGTTCTGATGTGTCAGAATAAGCATAAAACATATTCACAAGTTCTCATGTAcatagtttttttc of the Phyllopteryx taeniolatus isolate TA_2022b chromosome 8, UOR_Ptae_1.2, whole genome shotgun sequence genome contains:
- the fosb gene encoding protein fosB isoform X5, coding for MQLFWKDTRSASPGNSDKTSKGAKLSLGPRGEMYQGFPGDPDSGSRGSSSPSIESQYLSSVDSFGSPPTTSAPQECVSAAAGLSIVGSGPGSSSGGEMPGSFVPTVTAITTSQDLQWLVQPTLISSQASGQSSTTGPSTMTRPVSLVDPYDMPGPSYSSGSAFTHPSSNTPGPAPGPIRQSRTRSRRTREESLTPEEEEKRRVRRERNKLAAAKCRNRRRELTDRLQSETDILEEEKAELEAEISDLQKEKERLEFVLVAHQPNCKILYQEQPQPSTAQLPTQTLQAPTSIVDLAVKEDSFYLPPAYMGHPASTQSQILPQQQQQRVQQPQPGMIQEVEFSRSFYGPSEATAPGGPCLMASDGGGGGGNHDDAGIASHSTSYTSSFVFTYPEGACGVSANHRNSSSEQSSDSLNSPSLLAL
- the fosb gene encoding protein fosB isoform X3, with the translated sequence MQLFWKDTRSASPGNSDKTSKGAKLSLGPRGEMYQGFPGDPDSGSRGSSSPSIESQYLSSVDSFGSPPTTSAPQGRHGGDWLACLPHISADPGLKSSLACLEFACSPRACECVSAAAGLSIVGSGPGSSSGGEMPGSFVPTVTAITTSQDLQWLVQPTLISSQASGQSSTTGPSTMTRPVSLVDPYDMPGPSYSSGSAFTHPSSNTPGPAPGPIRQSRTRSRRTREESLTPEEEEKRRVRRERNKLAAAKCRNRRRELTDRLQSETDILEEEKAELEAEISDLQKEKERLEFVLVAHQPNCKILYQEQPQPSTAQLPTQTLQAPTSIVDLAVKEDSFYLPPAYMGHPASTQSQILPQQQQQRVQQPQPGMIQEVEFSRSFYGPSEATAPGGPCLMASDGGGGGGNHDDAGIASHSTSYTSSFVFTYPEGACGVSANHRNSSSEQSSDSLNSPSLLAL
- the fosb gene encoding protein fosB isoform X4, with the protein product MQLFWKDTRSASPGNSDKTSKGAKLSLGPRGEMYQGFPGDPDSGSRGSSSPSIESQYLSSVDSFGSPPTTSAPQECVSAAAGLSIVGSGPGSSSGGEMPGSFVPTVTAITTSQDLQWLVQPTLISSQASGQSSTTGPSTMTRPVSLVDPYDMPGPSYSSGSAFTHPSSNTPGPAPGPIRQSRTRSRRTREESVSEDGDVGVLLTPEEEEKRRVRRERNKLAAAKCRNRRRELTDRLQSETDILEEEKAELEAEISDLQKEKERLEFVLVAHQPNCKILYQEQPQPSTAQLPTQTLQAPTSIVDLAVKEDSFYLPPAYMGHPASTQSQILPQQQQQRVQQPQPGMIQEVEFSRSFYGPSEATAPGGPCLMASDGGGGGGNHDDAGIASHSTSYTSSFVFTYPEGACGVSANHRNSSSEQSSDSLNSPSLLAL